The following are encoded together in the Clostridiales bacterium genome:
- a CDS encoding type IV secretion system DNA-binding domain-containing protein: protein MRLQPSIDKLKAGIFPTEEEPFYMIGDIVLNFMMSFGLFDRTPEGYRNWYITFSVLIFLAILIGVDVLYRNFIAPVTIKEEKPKEVSDDEVKVPPYPFDEDKLQLIVGLKHDKLTLKKVKNPEWVTIGEKGLYQNILVTGTIGTGKTASAMYPFAKQVMFYKSYDPEMKPGMLILDVKGNFYQQVEIFAKEANRMDDLLVIELGGPNKYNPLHKPDLKPLVLANRIKTVLGLFSQKGASDGYWLDKAELLIAECIKLIRLYNDGYVTFAEVNKLISNKNYLINKVTVLVEDQDIMTKEELDLFDTARNYFEGEYSNLAENTLTTIQSVVTQMTQFFYTDPEIRDTFAAPIEELNFLGFKDVIDKGKIVILKMNVAQYRNLAKTVAAYMKLDFQTEVMSRLVRKGANKNRPVFMISDEYQEFVTATDAEFYAQSREPKCCSIVATQSYTSMINTLKDKDVVRTVTQNLINKIWLRTDDSFTVEEAQKQLGKEDKEKVSKSISESSGDVTKSRILGKLVSDKASISESLNINIVSEFIFEEQIFTQRLDVFTGVCFLSDGSKIIEPTVVHMQPYFGEIIKNNICSKKMAGLKKRMQHVSDEVEGDSGNNKATGRVSSNGVGGAREERKKQPRKRYYAKKGTGVRRYF, encoded by the coding sequence ATGAGGTTACAACCAAGCATAGATAAACTTAAGGCAGGGATTTTTCCGACCGAAGAAGAGCCTTTTTATATGATAGGGGATATAGTATTAAATTTTATGATGTCTTTTGGTTTATTTGATCGTACACCAGAAGGTTATAGAAATTGGTATATTACTTTTAGTGTACTAATTTTTTTGGCAATACTTATAGGAGTAGATGTTTTGTATAGGAATTTTATTGCACCGGTGACAATAAAAGAAGAAAAGCCTAAGGAAGTATCAGATGACGAAGTAAAAGTGCCACCATACCCATTTGATGAAGATAAGTTACAGTTAATTGTCGGATTAAAGCATGATAAATTGACACTTAAGAAGGTAAAGAATCCGGAGTGGGTTACTATAGGAGAAAAAGGACTATATCAGAATATACTAGTAACTGGTACAATAGGAACAGGAAAAACTGCATCTGCAATGTATCCATTTGCAAAGCAAGTAATGTTTTACAAAAGTTATGATCCTGAGATGAAGCCTGGTATGTTGATATTAGACGTTAAGGGTAATTTTTATCAACAAGTGGAGATATTTGCAAAAGAGGCAAATAGAATGGACGATCTATTGGTTATAGAGCTGGGTGGTCCTAATAAATATAATCCATTACATAAGCCAGATCTTAAACCTTTGGTTTTGGCAAACAGAATAAAGACAGTTTTGGGATTGTTTTCTCAAAAAGGTGCATCTGACGGATATTGGCTAGATAAAGCGGAGTTGTTAATAGCTGAGTGTATAAAATTAATACGTTTATACAATGATGGTTATGTTACATTTGCGGAAGTAAATAAGCTAATAAGTAATAAAAATTACTTGATTAATAAAGTTACAGTATTAGTCGAAGATCAAGATATAATGACAAAAGAAGAGCTAGATTTGTTTGATACAGCAAGGAACTATTTTGAAGGAGAGTATTCAAATTTGGCAGAGAATACATTAACGACTATACAATCAGTTGTAACACAGATGACACAGTTCTTCTATACAGATCCAGAAATTAGAGACACATTTGCAGCACCAATAGAAGAGCTAAACTTTTTAGGCTTTAAGGACGTTATAGATAAAGGTAAGATAGTTATATTGAAAATGAATGTTGCACAATATCGAAATCTTGCAAAGACTGTAGCGGCCTATATGAAGTTAGACTTCCAGACAGAAGTAATGTCGCGCTTGGTTAGAAAGGGTGCGAATAAAAATAGGCCTGTGTTTATGATAAGTGATGAGTATCAAGAATTTGTTACAGCAACAGATGCAGAGTTCTATGCACAAAGTAGAGAGCCTAAGTGCTGTAGTATAGTAGCGACACAGAGTTACACATCAATGATAAATACACTAAAAGATAAGGATGTAGTAAGAACAGTAACACAGAACTTGATAAATAAGATATGGCTAAGGACAGATGATTCATTTACAGTAGAAGAGGCACAAAAACAACTAGGTAAGGAAGATAAAGAAAAAGTGTCCAAGTCTATAAGTGAGTCATCGGGAGATGTTACAAAGAGTAGGATATTGGGAAAACTCGTTTCAGATAAGGCAAGTATATCTGAGAGTTTAAATATAAATATAGTTTCAGAGTTTATATTTGAGGAACAAATATTTACTCAGAGACTGGATGTATTCACAGGAGTATGCTTCCTAAGTGATGGATCAAAAATAATAGAACCAACTGTGGTGCATATGCAGCCATACTTTGGCGAAATAATAAAGAATAATATATGTAGCAAGAAGATGGCTGGATTAAAAAAGAGAATGCAACATGTGTCAGATGAAGTAGAAGGTGACAGTGGAAATAACAAAGCAACAGGTAGGGTATCTTCTAATGGGGTAGGTGGTGCAAGAGAAGAAAGAAAAAAACAACCAAGAAAAAGGTACTATGCTAAAAAAGGAACAGGAGTAAGGAGATATTTTTAA